GTGAGCCGGCCGCGCTGTTGCGGGGGTTGGCGAACGGCGACCGGCCCTCGGCGACCAGCCCGGCGTTGAGCACTTCGAAATCGGCGAGACGGAAGAACACCTCGCCGCGCACCTCCAGCACCGCCGGCAGCGGGTAGTCGTCGCTGGGGGTCAGCCGCTGCGGGACATCGTCGAGGGTGCGCGCGTTGAGCGTCACGTCCTCCCCGGTGCGCCCGTCGCCGCGGGTGGCCGCGCGGTCCAGCTGCCCGTCGCGGTAGACCAGCGCCAGCGCCACCCCGTCGATCTTCAGCTCGCACAGATACGGGGTGGGCCCGCCGATCTCGGCGCGCACCCGCGCGTCCCAGCTCAACAGCTCGTCGGTGTTGAACACGTCATCGAGGCTGAGCATCCGCTCCAGGTGCGGGGCGGCGGTGAAGTCGGTGGCGAACCCGGCACCGCCGACCAGCTGGGTCGGCGAGTCCGGGGTCCGCAGCTCCGGATACTGCTGCTCGAGGGCGACCAGCTCGGTGAACAACACGTCGAACTCGGCGTCGGCGATGATCGGCGCGTCGCGGATGTAGTAGCGGAACTGATGGTCGCGCACCTCGTCGGCGAGGTCCTGCCAGCGGCGCCGCGCGTCCGGCGGTACCGGGTCGGCTTCGGGGGAACTCACCTGTGCAGGTTATCCCCGCGCACCGCCTCGGGATCCTCGGCCAGCGCCGCCGCGGTGCGACCGGCCAGCGCGATCGCGGTGCGCGCCCAACTCGCGGTGGCCCCGGCCAGCCCGCACGCCGGGGTGATGCCGACCCGGTCGGCCAGCATCGACCGGGCCAACCCGATCCGGTCGACGAGTCCGGCGGCGACGGCGGCCAGCTCGGCCACACCGGGCGGGCGGGCCGGCTCGACCGCGGGCACCACGCCGAGCTGCACGGTGCGCCCGGCCTCCAGCAGCGTCGCGATGCCCTCGTCGTCGGCGCGGCCCAGCACCGCCGGGTCGACCGCGACGGCGGCGATGCTGCTGCGCTGCAGCAACGCCCACGGCACCCCCGGCGCGCAGCAGTGCAGCGCCGCCTCGACGCCGGCCGCCGCGACGCACCCGTCGAGCGCCCGCAGCGCCACCTCCTCATCGATGGGGTCCACCGGGCTCAGGGCGGTCACCCCGGGCACCCGTCCGGCCAGTGCGGCCGGCAGCGCCGGCTCGTCGAACTGCACCACCACCGGGGCGTCGAGCCGGCGGGCCAACGCGCCGACGTGGGCACCGACCCCTTCGGCCAGTGAGGCGGCCAGCTCGCGCACCGCACCGGGATCGGTCACCGCCCGGTGACCGTTGCGCAGCTCCAGTTCGGCGGCGAGCGTGATCGGGCCGGGGGCCTGCACCTTGACCGGGTGGCCGGTCCCGCGCAGCCCGGCGTTTTCGAAGGCCTCCTCCAGCGCGTCGAGATCCTCGCGCAGCAGGCCGGCCGCCCGGCGGGTCACCGCGCCGGCCCCGGCGCCCATCCGGTAGCCGCGCACGGTGGTGTCCAGCGCGATGTCGATCAGCAACGCGGCCGCCCGACCGATCAGATCGGCGCCCACGCCGCGGGCGGGCAGCTCCACCAGGTGCGGCAGGGCGCCCAGCTCCCCGACGACGATCTCGGCGGCGGCCCGCGGGTTCCGGTCCGGCCAGGACCCCAGCCCGGTCGCGGTGGCGAACACCCCCACGGTCACGCCGTGTCGGCGATGGTGGCCGAGGCGATCACCTCGTCGCCGTCGGGGTCGGGCCGGTAGCAGACCAGCGTCTGCCCGCGGGCCACCCCGCGCAGCGGGCGCTCCAGGTGCA
This sequence is a window from Mycolicibacillus parakoreensis. Protein-coding genes within it:
- a CDS encoding uroporphyrinogen decarboxylase/cobalamine-independent methonine synthase family protein — protein: MGVFATATGLGSWPDRNPRAAAEIVVGELGALPHLVELPARGVGADLIGRAAALLIDIALDTTVRGYRMGAGAGAVTRRAAGLLREDLDALEEAFENAGLRGTGHPVKVQAPGPITLAAELELRNGHRAVTDPGAVRELAASLAEGVGAHVGALARRLDAPVVVQFDEPALPAALAGRVPGVTALSPVDPIDEEVALRALDGCVAAAGVEAALHCCAPGVPWALLQRSSIAAVAVDPAVLGRADDEGIATLLEAGRTVQLGVVPAVEPARPPGVAELAAVAAGLVDRIGLARSMLADRVGITPACGLAGATASWARTAIALAGRTAAALAEDPEAVRGDNLHR